DNA from Bacteroides zoogleoformans:
GTCATCTCGCCCTTCGAGCCGAGCAGGCGCTTCACCTCCTCCTTCGCCTTGGCCAGGTAGAGGCGGCCGAAGAGCTGTTTGTGCTTCTCGGCATCTGCCGCGGCGCGCCCTTTCAGCTTATCCACGGCAAGCAAGCCGTAGGCTATCGGGTCGGTAGCCATGGCATAGACGCTGGTGGTAATGTCTTGAGGTTCGTACGCCTCACCCATGGTGTATAGCTTACCGGTAATCTTCTCGTTGGCCAGCTCTTCGGCAAAACCCTCGAGGCGGGTAATGTCGTCCTCCGTATAAGGGCGGGTCATCTCCTTGTCGTCCAGCCCCAACTCGCGGGCTATTCCCATTTCTACGGTCAGTGCCTTTACCTTGAGCGACTGCGCGTCCGAGGGCTTCTTATTGTAAGCGTCGATGGCGTCGCTCAGTCGGCGATAGGTATTGCGCAGCTCGCTCTCCTTGAACGGAGGGGTGAGGTAAGATTGCAGCTGGGCGTACGTGCGGCGTTTGGCAATCATGCCTTCGCCTACGTTGCCGATGGTATATATATAATAATGTGGAACGACACCGATGAGCCGGTCGGGCCAGTCGTTGCTATCGAGCGCCACCTGCTTGCGCGGCGTATATTCCAGCGAGCCGTGCGTGCCGAAGTGAATCAGCGCGTCGGCGCCGAAACCGAACCTTGCCCACAGGTAAGAAGCAATGTAGGTGTGGGGCGGCGCTTGATTGGTGCCGTGGATAATTTTGAACGCGTCGCCGCCTTCGCCCGCCATGACCTGCGGCAGCAGGGCTACATTGCCGAACTCCAGCCGGGCTACTGCCAGGCGGCCATCGGCAGTGGACATGTATTTTCCGGGGAACGGACCGTTCAGCGCATTCATCTCTGCTATCATCCGGCTTGAGAGCGCCTTCCGCGTCCATTCATCGTATTGGGCGGCAGTCACCAACGCGGGATGTCCGGAACGGAGGAACTGGTCGTAAGCACCTTCGGCATAGGCGCCGAACACCGAGCCGCGTTGCTGAATCAGGGCTTCGAGCTCTTTGGCCGAAGCGGGAAGACCGTCTACACGGTAGCCCTCGCTACGCAGCCGCAGCAGCAGGTTGTAGAGCGAGGGAACCACCTCCATGCCCGATGCCGTCAGTGAATTCTGTCCCGGGCCTTTGAAGTAGCAGATGGCCACACGTTTCTCGCTGTTCTTCTTCCGTTGCAGCGAGAGGTAGCCGGCCACGTTCTCTACGAAGCTGTCCATGCGGTCGGGGATGCCGTATACCTCTTGCAAGCCCTCGGCATTCACGCGATGGGCAAAGACGGTGTACGGGCGTATCGCGCCGTCTATCTCGGGCGTAACGACGCTCTGCGACAGAAAGCCGCCTGTCATACCTTGCTTGTCGCCTTCCCACTCTTCGGTCAGCCGGTTGACGTTCAGGGGCGAGAAGAGCGGGATGTTTTTCCTCTTCAGGAAGTCCACCATCCGGTCGCCCATACGCCCGTGGGCCATATTGATTACGGCGGATAAGGCGATGCTGTCCGCATGCCCTCCGCCGGCGAACGCCTGAAACTTCTCCACGCGATAGACGTTGAAGCCTTTCTGCTCGAGGGCTTTCACCATATCAGCGGCCTGCCCCATCGTGCCGGTCAGCATCACGGCAGGCGCGTTCTCCTTATAAAGTCCGTTTTTCGTGAGGAAGGCGTTATACTCCGCCACGCTGTTGAAGCCTATCTCGTCGGCAGCCTCGTCCTTGGGGTCGAAGTGAGACAACAGGCAGTCGGGACGCTCGTCCGGCACGCCGGGTTCGGGAGCCTTGAACAGTTTGCCGTCAATGAACTTGCGGATGTAAGAGAACATGTTGCGGTAGTTGGCACGACCTCCGTTCTCCAGATAACGCAAGAGGAAGTCGGCGTCTACCGAGTCCACCGAGACGATGTTGTTCATCGGGTTGGTGGCTATGCGCGTCAGCACCGGGCGGCTGTACGAAGCCTCTTGCAGCTGCTCGCGCTGTTGCTCGTCGAGGCGGAGCCCCATGCCGTTGACCAGAATCATGTCATAGTCTCCGAGCCGGTCTAAATCGTCGGTCGTTATCTCTTTGAGGCGAATCATCCCGTTGTCATTGGCTTTGGCTATCTGTCCCAGCTCCACCACCTGATAGTTCAGGAAGGCGATGTCAGTATAACCTACCCATGTTTTCCACGACACAACCGCCGCAACGACAATCACCAATGCCGCTACAATGCTCAAAAACCTCTTTTTATTTACACTTTTCCTTTTAAATATTCCCTTCATTGTATTCTTCTTTATCGGCCGCAAAAGTACAGAGGCCGCAACAAGAATCCAATACCCATAAATAACGATTTACGCCAACATATATACCAAGAAGTTATTAACATACTTGCCTAACTTTATACACATCGATACCGAAAATCAAAGGAAGTGTCATATAACCAAAGAGCCCACTCTTCTCAACTGAAGAGCGGGCCCAAACTAATCCCTATTGAAAAAACAATAAAACACTTATTCAATCTTCAGCTCATCGGCTACCGCTTCCTCCCAATCAGTCCACATCGGGATGTTCTCGTCATAACCGTCGTAACCGTAGTTCTGACGAAGCTTCGCCTTGTTGTTGGCCGTAATGGCCGAGTTAGGAACGGGCCAGAAGAGGTTGCGCTTGTTCACTTTATATTCAAAAGTCTGACTGCCTTGCGAACCCTTACCGTAAGGACGGTTGAAGACGTTGTACGTGGTGCAACGCTTAAACCAGTAGCTGCCTCCGCTCAAGTCGGTGCCTTCCTGCTTATCCCAGGTGGAGAGGTCGTAGGTATTGCCCCATTCATCGGGCTTGCCGCTCTTGGCAAGACACCATGACACGCGTACCATCTCCGCCTGACGGAACTCTTCCATATAGAGCTCGCGGGCACGTTCGTCCATGATATCTCCAATAGTCACCGTGGTGTACATCTTCTTGGCATTTGCACGTTGACGGACAGCGTTCACATCCTGAGCCGCCTCACCTGCCTTACCTTGATAAAAACGAGCCTCGGCACGCAACAGATAAGTGTCTGCCAGACGGAACAGATACATATCGCCGTTACAACCCTTGCCCGATGCTCCCTGGAACTGATTAGCACCCATGTTCGCTTCGTTCACGGCATCAAGGATATAGAGCTGGTAAAGAGGGGTAGGATACCAACTGCGGATGGTGTCCGAGCAGAGAATCTCTCCCTTCCTGACAAGCACGTTTCCATCCTTCACGTAATCTTCCGTGGCATACAACTGATAGTTCTTGCCATAGAAATCGGACTTGGGATTGTTGTACTTGAAGTCTTCCATCTCCATCCAGTTGCCCATTTCACGGTTGTGACGGAGGTCTTGCCAGTCAGTTTCGCCGTCATACGTCCAGATGGTCTTGTTATAATGGAATGAAGTACGGTTCAAGGCAATGCCACGCCCGGCTGCACGCACCCAGTCAAGCTCGGGATTATAGTTGGCATTGTTCCGTGCATAGTTAGAACCCGGTCCTGCCAGCCCATGAGGGTCGCGAATTACACTGTTACTCCAGTGTACGAAGTTGGCACGCATAATGTTGTAGGTCGTGAAATTCTGTTCGTTGGAGTTGATGATGGGCATGATAAGCTCTTTGTTCTCCGCATGACAAATATTGGGAGTGCGATGCAGATCCCATACCACATTGCGGGTCACCTTCCAAGTCTTCTCGTTGCCCGATGGCTGCCATACACCGAAAGAAGAGGTCATCAACTTCAGACCATGATTGTTGATAAGGTCGGTGGCAACGGATTCGGCCTTGACGTATTCGCCCGTCACCAGATAGCACTTCACCAACAGGTGCATGCATGCCTCCTGATTGATCATGCCTAGATAGCTCATCTTCTGCTGAGAAGGAACATGCTGTACGGCGAACTCTAAGTCATGAACAAGCATCCGGAAGATAGCCTCTTTGCTGGTAGACTTATAGCTCTGCTTAGGGACTGTCATCAGCTGCGTAATCAAAGGAATATCGCCGAACTGCAAGGTCAGGTTATAGTAAGCGTATGCCCTGTGGAAGTAAGCGCGTCCTTTATAGGCGTTCTTAACCTCTTCATTCAGACCTGCCACCTTATCCACATATGAAAGTACGGAGTTGGCATACTTCACAGCATTGAAACCTTCGTTCCAGAAACGTTGCATGTAGTTGCCGTCGCCACCGCCGGACATACCGGAAGTAGGCGTCAGTTTGGCATCGAAGTTGTCTTGGAAACCTCCGCCCATGTCTGTCTTGGCATACATTCCCACATCTGTCAGATAATAATTGGTGCTCAAGCCCACATTGTTCCAGTTGCCGTCAAGGATATAGGTTTTCAGCTGCTTGTCACACATGGTCAATGCAGATTGCAAACCCGCTTCAGTAGAATAGGTAGCAGTAGGCTCGTAGAAAGAGAGAGGGTCTTGCTTAAGGAAAGAGTCGGTACAAGCTGTCATGACAGCAGCCAAAGCTATCACCGCACAGCCTCTATATAAAGTATTGATATATCGTTTCATCTCGTTTTTACATTTTAGAGTGTTACATTGATGCCGAATTGGAACTGTCTGTTGGCATAGCCGCCTGTCTCGGGGTCGCCGTACTCCCAACTATCGAATGTGCAGACATTGTTGATGCCGGCCGTAAGGCGCACTTTCTCCAGCATGAACTTACGCGTAAGCTCCTTAGGCAGTGTATAGCCGATGGTGATGTTGTCCAGGCGGACAAAGCTGCGATTATAGAGTTTCTGCACACCCGTAGCGCCGCTGGGGCCTACCGCATTCAGTCGGGCATATTCGTTGGTAGGATTCTCGGGAGTCCAGTACTCTTTCTTGTAAGTGTTGCAAGTATTGGTAAACATCGATCCGGAATTATCTCCGTTCAAGTAATTGCCGGACAAGCTCTTATGACCCATATAAGAATACATGGAGAAAGAGAACGACCAGTCCTTGAAGAACGTGAAATCATTGCGCAAATTCCAGTAGATAGGTGGGCGGGTCATGCCCAGATAGGCCTTATCCTTATCATTGTAGACCGGAGTGCCGTCTGCCTTGTCATCGCCGGTATAGCGGTTGACGACTTTCGGGTCGCCGGGCTTCTGATTTACTTTTGCGGCTTCGGCGGCTTCATCGAGTTGCCATATGCCGTCTACTTCCCAGTACCAGATTTCACCGATAGGCTTGCCTATGAACCAATTATTGGACGTATCATTGATTTCATCACCGTTCTCATCATACTCATAATAGAGGTGCTTGATACGGTTCTTGTTGTAAGAGAAGCCGAGGCCGGTATTCCAAGTGAAGTTCTTCCGCTCGATGTTGCGCGAATTCAACGTGATCTCAACACCCGAGTTGGTAACTTCCCCCAGATTGGTCGTGATGCTGCCGAAACCGGTGAAGTTAGGCAGACGCTGAGCCATAATCATGTCGTGAGTCTTCTTGTAATACCACTCCACACTACCGCTCAGACGATAGTCCAACACGGAGAAGTCAAGGCCCACATTATAGGCAGTAGTCTTCTCCCACTCCAGATTCGGATTGCCCAGCCGGTCTATCTGCAGGGCCTGAATGACGCTGGCACCGCCATTGTGATAATACCCCATCACACCGCCGTTCTTCAGATTGGAGAGTGCCAGATAGGTATCTCTCAAAGAACGGTTACCGTTGGTTCCGTAGGAAACGCGCAGCTTACCGGAATTGAGCCAGGGCAGATTGACAAACGATTCTTCAGAGAACACCCAGCTGCCGCCGACCGACCAGAATGTGGCCCAAGGATTATTGGAACCGAATGCCGAATAGCCGTCGCGGCGGACAGTGCCGGTGAACATGTAACGGTCCTTATAGCTATAGAACAGACGTCCCAAATAAGCAGCCGCCGTAGAGTGTGTATCGGAAGTATAAATAGAACTCTGCTCCATGTTGGCGCCGGAAACGTAGTGGAAGCCCAGCACATCGGTAGGTGTGATGTTGCGGGCATGGATTTCGTCGTACCAGTGACGGTTTTCTTCGGCTTCCTGCACCAGCGTGACGGTGAAACGGTGCTTGTCGAACACTTTGTCCCACGTAAGGGTGTTGTTAAGCGACCAGTCGAAGTTCTTTGAAGTATTGCGGTTCACCCCCCGAGTAGAAGGCGTACTGTGAGGCAAGGCAGAAGACATGAAGTAGCGGTCGTAGAACCACTGGTAGCGCGGAGCGATATTGAACTGGTAAGTGATGCCGAAAGGCAACGTCAATTTGGCATTGAAAATAGTGTTCAATACCGTGTATCCTTTCTCAAGCTCTTCGTACTGCACATTGAAGTGATAGTTGTAGCCGCCGTTGGTAGGATTGCCGCTACGCGGATATTGCAACTCATTGCCATCCGCATCGTAGCGTAGTGCGTAAGGAGACTCGCGAAGCTGGTTGGCATCCCAGTAATTGCCGTTCAAGGGCACGGCGTTCGATTCGTCGCTGCGGTCTTGGAAATTGATGTTGGCACCCACCTCCAGCCAGTCCGTAATCTTCGCGTTCAGCTTCATGTTGGAGCGGAAGGCATGGTAATTATCTCCCTGAATGGCTCCTTGGTTGTTCAGGTAGCCGAAACTGAGGTAATAGTTCACTCTATCCGTGGCACCGGAGATGCTGGCATTGTAATCTTGATTGAAGCCCGTGCGGAAGACGGCTTTGTTCCAATCGTAGGTCTTGTCGTCCAAGAAGTTCTGCATCACCAAGGCAGCATCGTTGTCCAAACCCATGCGACGGGCGTAGAGCGACTTCAAACTTTCGCCCGCTTGTAAGGTTTTAGGACCCGAAGTGGCCCAGGCATTTTGTGTGATGCCATACCACGATGCGTTTTCGTAGTGGTCGTAGTAGCCTGCGGGGATTTTGCTTTCCTTGCTGTAATAGCCCCACTGTCCAGAATTGTTGTATCCGTAGGTGGTTGCCTTGAACCAGTCTTCGCGATACCTCATATACTCTTCGGCATTGAACACGTCGCGGTAGGCGGCCTTTGTATTGGCGGCAAGGTTTACTCCGATGTTGATGATGGGTTTGCCTTCCTTACCTTTCTTCGTGGTGATAATCAGCACGCCGCTGGCAGCCTTGGCGCCGTATACGGCAGCCGACGAAGCATCTTTCAGCACATCGATTTGCGCAATGTCGTC
Protein-coding regions in this window:
- a CDS encoding SusC/RagA family TonB-linked outer membrane protein; amino-acid sequence: MNRNLFQRNRKAFAALLLCVCFAATHPLAAFAEEGTDAVQAMQQQKQSVSGNVKDAAGEPVIGANIREKGNPSNGTITDIDGNFHLQVGRGAVLEVSFIGYKTVEVAVTPGRPVNVILQDDSALLEEVVVVGYGTMRKKDLTGSVVQINPDKIADQNPGSVQDLLRGTPGLQIGYDSSAKGGGSIQLRGQNSLYTDGGHNSPLIILDGMAFNGELSEINPDDIAQIDVLKDASSAAVYGAKAASGVLIITTKKGKEGKPIINIGVNLAANTKAAYRDVFNAEEYMRYREDWFKATTYGYNNSGQWGYYSKESKIPAGYYDHYENASWYGITQNAWATSGPKTLQAGESLKSLYARRMGLDNDAALVMQNFLDDKTYDWNKAVFRTGFNQDYNASISGATDRVNYYLSFGYLNNQGAIQGDNYHAFRSNMKLNAKITDWLEVGANINFQDRSDESNAVPLNGNYWDANQLRESPYALRYDADGNELQYPRSGNPTNGGYNYHFNVQYEELEKGYTVLNTIFNAKLTLPFGITYQFNIAPRYQWFYDRYFMSSALPHSTPSTRGVNRNTSKNFDWSLNNTLTWDKVFDKHRFTVTLVQEAEENRHWYDEIHARNITPTDVLGFHYVSGANMEQSSIYTSDTHSTAAAYLGRLFYSYKDRYMFTGTVRRDGYSAFGSNNPWATFWSVGGSWVFSEESFVNLPWLNSGKLRVSYGTNGNRSLRDTYLALSNLKNGGVMGYYHNGGASVIQALQIDRLGNPNLEWEKTTAYNVGLDFSVLDYRLSGSVEWYYKKTHDMIMAQRLPNFTGFGSITTNLGEVTNSGVEITLNSRNIERKNFTWNTGLGFSYNKNRIKHLYYEYDENGDEINDTSNNWFIGKPIGEIWYWEVDGIWQLDEAAEAAKVNQKPGDPKVVNRYTGDDKADGTPVYNDKDKAYLGMTRPPIYWNLRNDFTFFKDWSFSFSMYSYMGHKSLSGNYLNGDNSGSMFTNTCNTYKKEYWTPENPTNEYARLNAVGPSGATGVQKLYNRSFVRLDNITIGYTLPKELTRKFMLEKVRLTAGINNVCTFDSWEYGDPETGGYANRQFQFGINVTL
- a CDS encoding cobaltochelatase subunit CobN translates to MKGIFKRKSVNKKRFLSIVAALVIVVAAVVSWKTWVGYTDIAFLNYQVVELGQIAKANDNGMIRLKEITTDDLDRLGDYDMILVNGMGLRLDEQQREQLQEASYSRPVLTRIATNPMNNIVSVDSVDADFLLRYLENGGRANYRNMFSYIRKFIDGKLFKAPEPGVPDERPDCLLSHFDPKDEAADEIGFNSVAEYNAFLTKNGLYKENAPAVMLTGTMGQAADMVKALEQKGFNVYRVEKFQAFAGGGHADSIALSAVINMAHGRMGDRMVDFLKRKNIPLFSPLNVNRLTEEWEGDKQGMTGGFLSQSVVTPEIDGAIRPYTVFAHRVNAEGLQEVYGIPDRMDSFVENVAGYLSLQRKKNSEKRVAICYFKGPGQNSLTASGMEVVPSLYNLLLRLRSEGYRVDGLPASAKELEALIQQRGSVFGAYAEGAYDQFLRSGHPALVTAAQYDEWTRKALSSRMIAEMNALNGPFPGKYMSTADGRLAVARLEFGNVALLPQVMAGEGGDAFKIIHGTNQAPPHTYIASYLWARFGFGADALIHFGTHGSLEYTPRKQVALDSNDWPDRLIGVVPHYYIYTIGNVGEGMIAKRRTYAQLQSYLTPPFKESELRNTYRRLSDAIDAYNKKPSDAQSLKVKALTVEMGIARELGLDDKEMTRPYTEDDITRLEGFAEELANEKITGKLYTMGEAYEPQDITTSVYAMATDPIAYGLLAVDKLKGRAAADAEKHKQLFGRLYLAKAKEEVKRLLGSKGEMTDEYICRFAGITSDELQTAREVEAMHAAPDPIMLMMQMADNMGAKPKEEKVADRRTVSEMRAAKVTRKRKIPQMSRATFEKMEQSGKFPEKMMTKIKEGQRWYQEELKNGRAKTTAKPASKGPKYTREQIHLAQAVTAVERALRNVANYEDMLRRSPEYELGSLMNALKGGYTEPSPGGDPIVNPNTLPTGRNLYAINAEHTPTEDAWEKGQALADNTIKMYRERHNGEYPRKVSYTLWSSEFIETEGATIAQILYMLGVEPVRDAFRRVTDLRLIPSEQLGRPRIDVVVQTSGQLRDLAASRLFLINKAIEMAANAEDDRYDNLVKAGVVESERVLVEKGMSPKEAREVSMFRVFGGINGNYGTGIQSMVEAGDRWDKESQLAEVYMNNMGAFYGSEKDWETVRQAAFEAALTRTDVVIQPRQSNTWGALSLDHVYEFMGGMNLAVRNVTGKDPDAYLADYRNHQHMRMQEVKEAIGVESRTTIFNPAYIREKMKGGASSADGFADIVTNTYGWNVMKPAAIDKELWEEIYKVYVKDKFNLGTREFFERQNPAALEEMTAVMMETIRKGLWKASAEQAGDIARLHVEMVNKYKPSCSGFVCDNPKLREFIASKTDASAAKEYRQNVNDIREARSEAGNKSMVMKKESVDGSEGQTTTTVSGVVMAVIVVVAVLILVVLVKRRRRNMM
- a CDS encoding RagB/SusD family nutrient uptake outer membrane protein, with the protein product MKRYINTLYRGCAVIALAAVMTACTDSFLKQDPLSFYEPTATYSTEAGLQSALTMCDKQLKTYILDGNWNNVGLSTNYYLTDVGMYAKTDMGGGFQDNFDAKLTPTSGMSGGGDGNYMQRFWNEGFNAVKYANSVLSYVDKVAGLNEEVKNAYKGRAYFHRAYAYYNLTLQFGDIPLITQLMTVPKQSYKSTSKEAIFRMLVHDLEFAVQHVPSQQKMSYLGMINQEACMHLLVKCYLVTGEYVKAESVATDLINNHGLKLMTSSFGVWQPSGNEKTWKVTRNVVWDLHRTPNICHAENKELIMPIINSNEQNFTTYNIMRANFVHWSNSVIRDPHGLAGPGSNYARNNANYNPELDWVRAAGRGIALNRTSFHYNKTIWTYDGETDWQDLRHNREMGNWMEMEDFKYNNPKSDFYGKNYQLYATEDYVKDGNVLVRKGEILCSDTIRSWYPTPLYQLYILDAVNEANMGANQFQGASGKGCNGDMYLFRLADTYLLRAEARFYQGKAGEAAQDVNAVRQRANAKKMYTTVTIGDIMDERARELYMEEFRQAEMVRVSWCLAKSGKPDEWGNTYDLSTWDKQEGTDLSGGSYWFKRCTTYNVFNRPYGKGSQGSQTFEYKVNKRNLFWPVPNSAITANNKAKLRQNYGYDGYDENIPMWTDWEEAVADELKIE